In the genome of Roseofilum casamattae BLCC-M143, the window CGTTGCATTTGACCAATATTTTTGTAAGTTACGCCCAAATTATTCAATATCGCTCCCTCTCCCTTTCGATCTTGTAGTGCTCGAACAAGATCTAATGCCTGTTTGTAGGCTTGTATGGAAAGTTGAAGTTTTCCTACAGTTTGAGCATTGTAACCAATCTCATTCCATGCTGAAGCTTCAAGCTCTCTGAGTTCTAGTTTTTCTGAAATAACTAAAACTTTCTGCCATATTTCTAATGCTTCTTGGGGTTTTCCCTGTTGTTCTAGTTGTCTTGCATAATTAATTAATTGTACGATCGCCGCCTCTTTTTCTTCTGCCGAAAGTTGTGGAGTTTGCCCCCAACTGGGTTGCTCTCCCACAGTTACCATTACCGGAGTCATCCATACACCCAAGGCTACCAAAGTTCCGAAAATTCGTTTCATGACAATTCACAACGATCGCACCTCTCCATTCTATCCAAAACCTGTGGAGCGAGGGAGAAACCCGATCGCATTTCTCCCGCTTTCGTGACATGCCGGTTTCTCCAATCCTCTAATCTCGCAACACCCAGGTATCTTTACTGCCACCGCCCTGAGAGGAATTCACCACCAAAGAGCCGCGTTTCATCGCCACCCTTGTCAAACCTCCAGGCATCACATAAACATCGTCACTATATAAAATATAAGGACGCAAATCTACGTGGCAGCCTTCAATACCATCGTCAAATAGGGTCGGAACTCTCGATAAAGATAGAGTGGGTTGGGCAATATACTTGCGCGGATTTTCCTTAATCCGTTCGGCAAACTCTTCTCGTTCTGCGGCCGTAGATTTCGGGCCGATTAACATCCCATAACCTCCCGACTCATCCGCTGCTTTCACCACCAAATCTTCTAAGTTTTCCAATACGTGTTGTTGCTGTTTTTCTTCCCAACACAAATACGTCGGCACATTGGCTAAAATCGGCTCTTCATCCAAATAATAACGAATCATTTGCGGAACATAAGAATAAATCACCTTATCATCAGCCACTCCAGTTCCCAGAGCATTCGCTAAAGCCACTCGCCCTCCCTGATACACTTCCATTAAACCGGGAACCCCCAACAAAGAATCCGGATTAAACACTTTCGGGTCGATAAAATTATCGTCAATGCGCCGATAGACTACATCAACTCGTTGCAGTCCTTTCGTCGTCCGCATTTGCAAGTACCCATCGGCCACCACCAAATCTCGTCCTTCGACTAACTCCACTCCCATTTGTTGGGCTAAAAAGGAATGCTCGAAATAGGCAGAATTATAAATTCCTGGAGTTAAGACCACAACTCGCGGATCTTGCAGATTTGCCGGTGCTAAGTTTAACAGTGTTTCCAGCAAGCGTCCCGGATAGCGGTCTACCGGTTCGATATCCATCAAGCTAAACACTTGCGGGAACGTGCTTTTCATAATCCGGCGATTTTCCAGCACGTAGGACACTCCCGACGGACAGCGCAAGTTATCTTCCAAGACAAACCACTGTCCTTGGCGATCGCGAACCAGATCGGTTCCGGTAATATGACACCAAATGCCTCCCGGTGGCTTCAGTCCCATGCACTGTGGCAGAAAACCAGTGGCCGAGCGGATGAGTTCTTCCGGAATCGTCTTATCTTTGATGATTTTTTGCTCGCTATAAATATCAGCAACAAATCGATTCAAGGCTTCAATGCGCTGTTTCAGTCCTTTCTCGAGAGTCAGCCAATCTTGAGACGGTACAATCCGGGGAATGAGGTCAAACGGCAGAATGCGCTCGGTTCCTTCTTCTGCACCATAGACATTAAAGGTTACCCCCAACTTAAATAACCCGATTTGCGCCGCTTGTTGGCGTTGCTGCAAATGTTCGCGAGATAGGGTATTTAGGCGATCGATCAGGGGTTTACATGTGGCACGAGGTGTTCCATCGGCTTCAAAGAGTTCGTC includes:
- a CDS encoding circularly permuted type 2 ATP-grasp protein, whose amino-acid sequence is MNFDSYNSGDFYDELFEADGTPRATCKPLIDRLNTLSREHLQQRQQAAQIGLFKLGVTFNVYGAEEGTERILPFDLIPRIVPSQDWLTLEKGLKQRIEALNRFVADIYSEQKIIKDKTIPEELIRSATGFLPQCMGLKPPGGIWCHITGTDLVRDRQGQWFVLEDNLRCPSGVSYVLENRRIMKSTFPQVFSLMDIEPVDRYPGRLLETLLNLAPANLQDPRVVVLTPGIYNSAYFEHSFLAQQMGVELVEGRDLVVADGYLQMRTTKGLQRVDVVYRRIDDNFIDPKVFNPDSLLGVPGLMEVYQGGRVALANALGTGVADDKVIYSYVPQMIRYYLDEEPILANVPTYLCWEEKQQQHVLENLEDLVVKAADESGGYGMLIGPKSTAAEREEFAERIKENPRKYIAQPTLSLSRVPTLFDDGIEGCHVDLRPYILYSDDVYVMPGGLTRVAMKRGSLVVNSSQGGGSKDTWVLRD